One part of the Conexibacter woesei Iso977N genome encodes these proteins:
- a CDS encoding MBL fold metallo-hydrolase — protein MLGKSPSWQDAGGACSGYLVEEAGTFLLLDCGNGVFSKLRRYRDYVAIDAVVISHLHADHFLDLVPYAYALTYAPRQQPVPVDRWPGTDAPAKPKLYAPRGARQTFRRIVGSWGAEDLIDNAFDIHEYVPGEEVHVGPMSLTFHEVPHWLPTCAVDIASTQNGSGRFTYGADTAPTDELVRFAANTDLLMIEATLPRPERDGIRGHLTPEEAGEHGSRAKVGRLVITHFSDEMDELWARREAERAFEGPVSVAREGAVYEV, from the coding sequence GTGCTGGGCAAATCGCCCTCCTGGCAGGACGCCGGAGGGGCATGCAGCGGCTACCTCGTCGAGGAGGCGGGGACCTTCCTGCTGCTCGACTGCGGCAACGGCGTCTTCTCCAAGCTGCGCCGCTACCGCGACTACGTGGCGATCGACGCCGTCGTCATCAGCCACCTGCACGCCGACCACTTCCTGGACCTCGTCCCCTACGCCTACGCGCTGACCTACGCGCCGCGCCAGCAGCCGGTGCCGGTCGACCGCTGGCCCGGGACCGACGCGCCCGCCAAGCCCAAGCTCTACGCGCCTCGCGGCGCGCGCCAGACGTTCCGCAGGATCGTCGGCTCCTGGGGCGCGGAGGACCTGATCGACAACGCGTTCGACATCCACGAGTACGTGCCGGGCGAAGAAGTACATGTTGGTCCGATGAGCCTCACGTTCCACGAGGTCCCGCACTGGCTGCCCACCTGCGCGGTCGACATCGCGTCCACGCAGAACGGCTCCGGCCGCTTCACCTACGGCGCCGACACCGCGCCGACCGACGAGCTCGTGAGGTTCGCGGCGAACACCGACCTCCTGATGATCGAGGCGACGCTGCCGCGCCCCGAGCGCGACGGCATCCGCGGCCACCTCACCCCGGAGGAGGCCGGCGAGCACGGCTCCCGCGCCAAGGTCGGCCGCCTCGTCATCACGCACTTCTCCGACGAGATGGACGAGCTCTGGGCCCGCCGGGAAGCCGAGCGCGCGTTCGAAGGACCCGTGTCGGTCGCCCGCGAGGGCGCCGTCTACGAGGTCTAG
- a CDS encoding TetR/AcrR family transcriptional regulator produces the protein MEASATQRTLSGEKAQRIVDAMRSSVALRGVAGSTFDHVARDAGVSRGLLHYYFGSKERLLAEVVRRDTELRMARLDDQLARASSAADFIEMLRSTLEAMLRDDTEFLTLAFEVFTLSRRNPDIAAEYQQLVRRTREQVAAVLAAKQDAGILTLHGDPEAIAEIIFGLGDGLALRLLGEPGRDHRATVDAGTRAVAALIG, from the coding sequence ATGGAGGCCTCGGCGACCCAGCGCACGCTCAGCGGCGAGAAGGCGCAGCGGATCGTGGACGCGATGCGCTCGTCGGTCGCGCTGCGCGGCGTCGCGGGCTCGACGTTCGACCACGTCGCGCGCGACGCCGGCGTCTCCCGCGGGTTGTTGCACTACTACTTCGGCTCGAAGGAGCGCCTGCTGGCCGAGGTCGTCCGGCGCGACACCGAGCTGCGGATGGCGCGCCTGGACGACCAGCTGGCGCGCGCGTCGTCGGCCGCGGACTTCATCGAGATGCTGCGCTCGACGCTCGAGGCGATGCTGCGCGACGACACCGAGTTCCTCACGTTGGCCTTCGAGGTCTTCACGCTGTCGCGCCGCAACCCGGACATCGCGGCCGAGTACCAGCAGCTGGTCCGCCGGACGCGCGAGCAGGTCGCCGCCGTCCTGGCGGCCAAGCAGGACGCGGGCATCCTGACGCTGCACGGCGACCCGGAGGCGATCGCCGAGATCATCTTCGGCCTCGGCGACGGCCTGGCGCTCCGCCTCCTCGGCGAGCCGGGCCGCGACCACCGCGCGACGGTCGACGCCGGCACGCGCGCGGTGGCCGCCCTGATCGGCTAG
- the lon gene encoding endopeptidase La encodes MIEISAEGDGHAIEVGSRAASIPKLLPVLPLRESVPLPDTLTPLAIGQERSIELINDVLAGDRLLVMVASRNPELEAPGPDDLHDVGVVGSVARMLKIPDGTLRILVQGAQRVKITDWATETPYLKASIEELPDVVEESAELTALTRNVQETFTQIVEHVPYLPEELTLAVTNVDDPSTLSHLIAGSLRLPTEEKQALLEEVDVGKRLRRLAEALARELQVISIGSEIQNQVQSEIDKGQREYVLRQQMKAIQDELGEFDESALEARELHEQLDDVALPAEVRKQVDRELRRLEQLPQQAAEHGVIRTYLEWIAALPWGVSTEDDLDLAHAREVLDADHYDIEQVKDRILESLAVRKLKPDARGSILCFAGPPGVGKTSLGRSVARALGRNFERISVGGVRDEAEIRGHRRTYIGAMPGTIVRALRDAGSDNPLFMIDEIDKMGADFRGDPSSAMLEVLDPEQNATFRDHYLDVPFDLSKVMFICTANDLDRIPGPLIDRMEIIQLAGYTEDEKLQIAKRYLVPRQIERNGLKRSWLSIGDKALRRVIGDYTREAGVRGLEREIGTICRKVARQVAETADGNGKVATKPRKTTVTPELVRELLGRPKVHSEARRRTAAPGVATGLAWTPVGGDVLFIEVSATPGSGKLLLTGQLGDVMKESAQAALTWVKAHAHEVAPELPDAWFADHDLHVHVPAGATPKDGPSAGITMATALASLISGRTVREEVAMTGEITLTGQVLPIGGLKEKALAAQRNDIRTVIAPALNEADVEDIPEHLRKRLEFVWVSEIGDVLGAALAER; translated from the coding sequence ATGATCGAGATCAGCGCGGAGGGCGACGGTCACGCGATCGAGGTCGGGTCGCGCGCCGCGAGCATCCCGAAGCTCCTGCCGGTCCTGCCGCTGCGCGAGTCGGTCCCGCTCCCGGACACGCTGACGCCGCTGGCGATCGGCCAGGAGCGCTCGATCGAGCTGATCAACGACGTCCTGGCCGGCGACCGCCTGCTCGTGATGGTCGCGAGCAGGAACCCCGAGCTGGAGGCGCCCGGACCGGACGACCTCCACGACGTCGGCGTCGTCGGCTCGGTCGCGCGAATGCTCAAGATCCCTGACGGGACGCTCCGGATCCTCGTCCAGGGCGCCCAGCGGGTGAAGATCACCGACTGGGCGACCGAGACGCCGTACCTGAAGGCGTCGATCGAAGAGCTTCCCGATGTCGTCGAAGAATCGGCCGAGCTGACCGCGCTGACGCGCAACGTGCAGGAGACGTTCACGCAGATCGTCGAGCACGTCCCGTACCTCCCGGAGGAGCTCACGCTCGCGGTCACCAACGTCGACGACCCGAGCACGTTGTCGCACTTGATCGCTGGCTCGCTGCGCCTGCCGACCGAGGAGAAGCAGGCCCTGCTGGAGGAGGTCGACGTCGGCAAGCGCCTGCGCCGCCTCGCCGAGGCGCTGGCCCGCGAGCTGCAGGTCATCTCGATCGGCTCCGAGATCCAGAACCAGGTCCAGTCCGAGATCGACAAGGGCCAGCGCGAGTACGTCCTGCGCCAGCAGATGAAGGCGATCCAGGACGAGCTGGGCGAGTTCGACGAGTCCGCCCTGGAAGCGCGTGAGCTGCACGAGCAGCTCGACGACGTCGCGCTGCCCGCCGAGGTCCGCAAGCAGGTCGACCGCGAGCTGCGCCGCCTGGAGCAGCTGCCCCAGCAGGCCGCCGAGCACGGCGTGATCCGGACCTACCTGGAGTGGATCGCCGCGCTGCCGTGGGGCGTCAGCACCGAGGACGACCTCGACCTCGCGCACGCCCGCGAGGTGCTCGACGCCGACCACTACGACATCGAGCAGGTCAAGGACCGGATCCTGGAATCCCTGGCGGTCCGCAAGCTCAAGCCCGACGCGCGCGGCTCGATCCTCTGCTTCGCGGGACCGCCCGGTGTCGGCAAGACGTCGCTGGGCCGGAGCGTCGCCCGCGCGCTCGGGCGCAACTTCGAGCGCATCTCCGTCGGCGGTGTCCGCGACGAGGCCGAGATCCGCGGCCACCGCCGGACCTACATCGGCGCGATGCCCGGGACGATCGTGCGCGCGCTGCGCGACGCCGGGTCCGACAACCCGCTGTTCATGATCGACGAGATCGACAAGATGGGCGCGGACTTCCGGGGCGACCCGAGCAGCGCGATGCTGGAGGTCCTGGACCCCGAGCAGAACGCGACGTTCCGCGACCACTACCTCGACGTCCCGTTCGACCTGTCCAAGGTGATGTTCATCTGCACGGCGAACGACCTCGACCGGATCCCGGGGCCGCTGATCGACCGCATGGAGATCATCCAGCTCGCCGGCTACACCGAGGACGAGAAGCTCCAGATCGCCAAGCGCTACCTGGTCCCGCGCCAGATCGAGCGCAACGGCCTGAAGAGGTCGTGGCTGTCGATCGGCGACAAGGCGCTGCGGCGCGTCATCGGCGACTACACGCGTGAGGCCGGCGTGCGCGGGCTGGAACGCGAGATCGGGACGATCTGCCGCAAGGTCGCGCGCCAGGTCGCCGAGACGGCCGACGGCAACGGGAAGGTCGCGACGAAGCCGAGGAAGACGACCGTCACGCCCGAGCTGGTCCGCGAGCTGCTCGGCCGTCCCAAGGTCCACTCCGAGGCGCGCCGCCGCACGGCCGCGCCCGGTGTCGCGACCGGGCTGGCGTGGACGCCGGTCGGCGGCGACGTGCTGTTCATCGAGGTCTCGGCGACGCCCGGGTCCGGGAAGCTGCTGCTGACCGGCCAGCTCGGCGACGTCATGAAGGAGTCCGCGCAGGCCGCGCTGACGTGGGTCAAGGCCCACGCCCACGAGGTCGCGCCCGAGCTGCCCGACGCCTGGTTCGCCGATCACGACCTGCACGTCCACGTGCCCGCGGGCGCGACGCCCAAGGACGGCCCGAGCGCCGGCATCACGATGGCGACCGCGCTGGCGTCGCTGATCTCCGGCCGGACCGTGCGCGAGGAGGTCGCGATGACCGGCGAGATCACGCTCACGGGACAGGTCCTCCCGATCGGTGGGCTCAAGGAGAAGGCGCTCGCAGCGCAGCGCAACGACATCCGGACGGTGATCGCGCCGGCCCTCAACGAGGCCGACGTCGAGGACATCCCGGAGCACCTGCGCAAGCGCCTGGAGTTCGTCTGGGTCTCCGAGATCGGCGACGTGCTCGGCGCCGCGCTCGCAGAACGCTGA
- a CDS encoding Hsp20/alpha crystallin family protein: MPPERDLFANFERMRREMDELFGDVFGGGVLGPRHRGGFSPAVDVFYEGDPPRAVVHAELAGIDPDEIGLEIEGRELVIAGHRRPADAEGRVYQQLEIDFGPFRRVIPLGADVVADAARATYRDGILRVELPLQRPEPRARRVPIEVPVEDEV, from the coding sequence GTGCCTCCTGAGCGCGACCTCTTCGCCAACTTCGAGCGCATGCGCCGTGAGATGGACGAGCTGTTCGGCGACGTCTTCGGCGGCGGTGTCCTCGGCCCGCGCCATCGCGGTGGCTTCTCGCCCGCGGTCGACGTCTTCTACGAGGGCGATCCGCCGCGCGCGGTCGTGCATGCCGAGCTGGCAGGGATCGACCCGGACGAGATCGGGCTGGAGATCGAGGGGCGCGAGCTGGTGATCGCCGGCCACCGCCGGCCCGCCGACGCCGAGGGCCGCGTCTACCAGCAGCTCGAGATCGACTTCGGCCCGTTCCGGCGCGTCATCCCGCTCGGCGCCGACGTCGTCGCCGACGCGGCGCGCGCCACCTACCGCGACGGGATCCTGCGCGTGGAGCTGCCGCTGCAGCGGCCCGAGCCGCGCGCCCGGCGGGTGCCGATCGAGGTACCCGTCGAGGACGAGGTGTAG